The DNA window TAGCCCGGAGCTTTATATGTAGAGCAGTAATGCCAAGCTCCTGCAAAATCAGCCagcaaaataaattaattttattattacttATTAGAACTCGGAAAATAGATATCAAAGAGGGATGTAAATCATAAAACTCAGTCTGCAATAAAAGGCAGGTAAACCTTGCAGCGTTGAGAAACATCCTGAGCGGCAAGCATAGCTGCATAAGGAGATGATTCATCCCTATCAGCTTTCACCTTCATACCACCtgaaattaggaaaaaaagGCAATCTCATTATATTATAGCAACAGCAGTGGAACAATCAATAGAAAATCATCCTCTAACAGAGTATGCCTGGACACTACAAGAAACGGTCACTTCTATTCATCACATTATGGAGAAGGAACGGTTTAAGAAGAACATcaacaaattaaaaaacagAGGCATTCATATTTGAAAAGCGCCATCAAAGAGCTTCGATAACATAGCTCTACAATCAACTACTGGTATACAAATTTACTCTGGAGGACATCCAACCATGCAGTTACAAATCaaacaatacaaacaactaTTTCAAGTAACAATTTTTTAGATAGGTGTTTAAGAGTTTACCGGTGATGCGAACAAGAGTCTCCCTACCGGACAAGTCAGTCACATGCTGCGATTAGAAACACCGAAACCAacaatttcacatataaatTCAACTCCAAATGAAAGTAATAATCACATTCAAACCGAAAAACATGGCACTTACAATGAAGGTATCATTAAACGAGGCAAGAATATGAGCAACACCGAAAGCATGCTCTCCGTCGCGGAGCACAGGTCCAAGAGTAACATTATCCTCCTTGGGCTCCCTGGTCTTCTTCCTCGACTACAAAACCAAtcgaaaaatacaaataaaaatatataccaaataaaataaaattatcacGGTGCTTCAATATTTGCATAGTAAATCTATAAATCCAAACAGTGTTAGTCTTCTCCAATCCAACAATTCGTTATGTGTTTGGTTGGCGAGAAAATAAGAGGGAAAAAAGAGTATTTTCTGATCATATTTTACTTTCAATTTCTCGGCAACCACAGATTGTAAAAATCACTAAAAAtgcagagaggagagagagggagagagagggtttACCATGGCTGCGAGCAAATGATTTGGTAAGAGGTCACAGATTATTCAGAACGACGACGCTCCGGCAGCCTCTCAGCGCTTCCAGAAACCCTGCCTGCGTATATCGGTTGTTTTATAGTTAGGGTTTTGCATTACGGGCAACTAAATGACCTCATTGCCCTTATTAAAGTAATCGCGTTTGGGAGCTTACCTCAGAGCACTTTCACCGGAGGGGAAGTGTGCCAGCATCCAGTCAAAAAATCAGGCTGGGGTCAGTCAATCCACTCCAGCTCACAAACTTGCCTAATACCCAGTCCAAGCTAGGCAACAGACTAGCTCATTTTTTACTAACTAAGAGACCGGCCTATTTGGTTGGCGTGTGGCGTTCACTCGCGCATTGACATGTGGCATTCACTTGCACATAGGCGCGAGTAGGAGACAAGAAAGCAGGTGACGGGGACCGCAGGCAGGTGCACTCACCATTCACCCGGGCTCGGCGACGTGGCCCTCTCTGTGCCGTTGGATTTACAACGGCTAGTTTTCCTAGAcggttggatttccaacggttaaaaaaattgaatttgactTTTAAACTGGACTGTCCGATTACAGATTAACAGTCCACGTTTTTTccccaacaaaaaaaagggcccaacggtcagaattatgaccgttggccacgtggcagctCGTTGGTTGTtggattttaatatttttcaaatccaacggtccagattaattaactactttaaaaattattaaaaattaattaaaaaaataaaaaatacagaaaaatttaaaaataaaaattctataaatacctaaccctcatcttccaccttacaccacatttcaaatttattttttgtactttatttaaacacatcaaataagattacataaactcaccaaataaacttaaaaaaaaaacaccaaataaaattacataacctCACcatataaacttaaaaaaaatacactttattcttcaacaaCAAGCCTTATTTTAATTATCTTCACCTTCGTGTAATCCCCACTAGTGCTTAATCAAGTCATTTTGGTGGGTTACTTGCCAGTATTGCTCTTGCAATGAAGTGTACCGTTGAACGgtcaattcattgtaacgtccatcatgttccaacggctcgtgttgcacgggaTCTTCAGTCCGATCATGAGCACAGTAGATTtgtgttcttgagttgttcatcggATCCGGCTCGTATTCATCGAtgacatcataatcatactcatcttcaacaatcatgttgtggagaataatatatgtcatcatgatggatcgaagagcctcAACATCAAACATTCTATCTACAGCCCTGACAATCGCCCAACAAGCTTACAAGATACCAAAACAACACtcgacatccttcctacacccctcttgacattttgcgaagtgtttttctttttcactctgtgatgtggcactgttttgacaaacgttgaccaccttgggtaaatgccatctGCAAGGTAGTATGGTCCCTCGTATTTATTACCATTAACCCAATATGTGCATTTCGGTG is part of the Malus domestica chromosome 12, GDT2T_hap1 genome and encodes:
- the LOC139190111 gene encoding uncharacterized protein, which codes for MEKDKDDHHRKWRASHSRRVMEAVGQIAKPRRAANINRRREIRALYTNEYLRKPTPRDMRRLLMKGEMSSENILTQSPVFDELLQGKSPKCTYWVNGNKYEGPYYLADGIYPRWSTAVDRMFDVEALRSIMMTYIILHNMIVEDEYDYDVIDEYEPDPMNNSRTQIYCAHDRTEDPVQHEPLEHDGRYNELTVQRYTSLQEQYWQVTHQNDLIKH
- the LOC103449482 gene encoding small ribosomal subunit protein uS11z, with the protein product MSRKKTREPKEDNVTLGPVLRDGEHAFGVAHILASFNDTFIHVTDLSGRETLVRITGGMKVKADRDESSPYAAMLAAQDVSQRCKELGITALHIKLRATGGNKTKTPGPGAQSALRALARSGMRIGRIEDVTPIPTDSTRRKGGRRGRRL